In a single window of the Dethiosulfovibrio salsuginis genome:
- a CDS encoding YjbH domain-containing protein: MRRAAALFALCCCLVSVPGWALSPSGWGGTGLWEYPTAEVPGDGRGWFGRARNDPYAPYYFTIGLLPWMEFNVRLTEMRSVVIPTEVWDYFVDKAIDLKFLLYSQDGWIPSFSVGATDISGTKVTDAKYAVATWKLEDFALSMGYGTDRFNGFFGGVSWQILDWLEFKAEYSPMDYTGDMGGGTRILKENPSSKVNYGAVATWNDLSVSLSRQRGDQWCWNFSYAFDVNKPLFGGKKSPVAKPEDGKVIAWEETTPEDMSLNLVEAIGSSIGVRDVNILVGDKKVLIAYENIGYSSQAEALTRVMVMASWLVPWDADTVSFVPRVRGVPVVRVDVPGSQLGLIRLGELNRHDRRSAAIRWATGSRLSVDPDEDWEFFRKPGKTLHKGQNDFKIMLTADLRVDRKTTKPFFMSRWSVDYVYDWRSSQGLAAHLDVRQPISNTIDQWFESEVNDETRIWKGVLSYIHRFGEGLYAVAEVGWLDDMWFGANVWGRWYGKDGSWWLGGRYSFLHERDPYSFAGLSKNQLWISQPTDIPYDGEWWSSWWAQANYTVMPYDLNLTAEYGKFIDGDMGYNLQMTRNWDDLALGLYYRVTDNKIPGENYTKTGAVVSIPADAWWGTDSAQYWKEDMRINSAWIYLGGRMPGSWKTPEDLLGQLRPEVLGINLYNALDDYGRALRGKEGFHDSNLRVYSLYDYVTGYYRVKEDGALLGVK, from the coding sequence GTGAGACGGGCCGCTGCTCTTTTTGCCCTTTGTTGTTGTTTAGTTTCTGTGCCTGGGTGGGCCCTTTCCCCTTCCGGCTGGGGAGGGACCGGGCTTTGGGAGTATCCCACCGCCGAGGTTCCTGGAGACGGCAGGGGATGGTTTGGAAGGGCCAGAAACGATCCTTACGCCCCTTATTATTTCACCATAGGATTGTTGCCCTGGATGGAGTTCAACGTCAGGTTGACCGAGATGAGGAGCGTCGTTATACCCACCGAGGTCTGGGACTACTTCGTCGATAAGGCCATAGACCTTAAGTTTTTGCTGTACAGCCAGGACGGCTGGATCCCCAGCTTTTCCGTCGGGGCCACCGATATCTCGGGCACTAAGGTTACCGATGCTAAATATGCCGTGGCCACGTGGAAGTTGGAGGATTTTGCCCTCTCTATGGGGTATGGCACAGACCGATTTAACGGTTTTTTTGGAGGGGTCAGCTGGCAGATTCTGGATTGGTTGGAGTTTAAGGCGGAGTACAGCCCTATGGATTACACCGGAGATATGGGGGGAGGAACCAGAATCTTGAAAGAGAACCCCTCATCAAAGGTCAACTACGGTGCGGTGGCGACGTGGAACGACCTGAGCGTCTCCCTCAGTCGCCAAAGGGGGGATCAATGGTGTTGGAACTTTTCCTACGCCTTCGACGTCAACAAGCCCCTTTTCGGCGGTAAGAAGAGCCCCGTCGCAAAACCCGAGGACGGCAAGGTCATAGCCTGGGAGGAAACTACCCCGGAGGATATGTCTTTGAACCTTGTGGAGGCTATTGGGAGCTCCATAGGGGTTAGGGACGTCAACATCTTAGTGGGAGATAAAAAGGTTCTGATCGCCTACGAGAATATAGGATACAGCTCTCAGGCCGAGGCCCTGACCAGGGTTATGGTTATGGCCTCCTGGCTTGTCCCTTGGGACGCCGATACGGTGTCCTTCGTTCCCAGGGTCAGAGGGGTTCCGGTGGTTCGGGTGGACGTGCCAGGTTCTCAGTTGGGATTGATCCGACTGGGAGAGCTTAATCGCCACGATCGGAGGTCCGCCGCCATTCGATGGGCCACAGGAAGCAGGCTTTCCGTCGATCCCGATGAGGACTGGGAGTTTTTCCGCAAGCCCGGGAAAACATTACACAAGGGCCAAAACGATTTTAAGATTATGCTGACCGCCGATCTCCGGGTGGACCGAAAGACCACCAAGCCTTTCTTTATGTCCCGTTGGAGCGTGGACTACGTCTACGACTGGAGGAGCTCCCAGGGATTGGCCGCCCATCTGGACGTGAGGCAGCCGATCTCCAACACCATAGACCAGTGGTTTGAGTCGGAGGTAAACGACGAGACCCGGATATGGAAAGGCGTTTTGAGCTACATTCACCGCTTCGGCGAGGGGCTTTACGCCGTGGCCGAGGTGGGCTGGCTGGACGATATGTGGTTTGGGGCCAACGTCTGGGGCCGGTGGTACGGTAAGGACGGCTCCTGGTGGCTTGGAGGACGATACAGCTTCCTACACGAGAGAGATCCCTACAGCTTTGCTGGCCTGTCCAAAAATCAGCTGTGGATATCCCAGCCCACCGATATCCCCTACGACGGCGAGTGGTGGTCCTCCTGGTGGGCTCAGGCAAACTATACCGTCATGCCCTACGACCTTAACCTGACCGCCGAATACGGTAAGTTTATAGACGGCGATATGGGCTATAACCTCCAGATGACCAGAAACTGGGATGACTTGGCTCTGGGGCTCTACTATCGGGTTACGGACAACAAGATCCCCGGGGAGAACTACACAAAGACCGGTGCGGTTGTGTCAATTCCCGCCGATGCCTGGTGGGGAACCGACAGTGCCCAGTATTGGAAAGAGGATATGAGGATAAATTCCGCTTGGATATACTTAGGAGGCCGTATGCCTGGGTCCTGGAAGACCCCGGAGGATCTGTTGGGACAGCTTCGTCCTGAGGTGCTGGGGATAAACCTCTACAATGCCCTCGACGATTATGGGCGGGCCCTCAGAGGCAAAGAGGGCTTTCACGACTCTAACCTTAGGGTCTACAGCCTTTACGACTACGTCACAGGCTACTATCGGGTCAAAGAAGACGGTGCTTTGCTGGGGGTAAAATAG
- a CDS encoding VWA domain-containing protein, with protein MVSVCKRRGLVLSLCVLVLWAGCAFASVRVRSGPGEIGLSWPGSNEPVESQVTVSGPVERAVTVKGSGVLIGDLPSGVYEVRLLRGKGIELFVVDVPMEAKTSTRRSDSGPSALVEMGLDTSLYPNIALQFRPVDSNGGPIGEVFSPQDFKLYEEGRIIPDFSMSVPSSKDVTRVADLVVVFDDTGSMGPFIDHLKERIVEFIGSISGSGIDLRYRLITYKDDANDGWFWTTSPDLFKEQVSSLRATGGADWYEDGFEAMKIATEYDFRPGAQRVFMLFTDAPCWEGRDEFDKPTPTWDEMVKALKDAGVVLYAIARDDKGSPDIGHSYSHGGWSGTTFNQYNGSGSLTDLTGGKWFDIYGDFSPIIDEIGSAVGGSYLLSYRTPNLPETLSGDDVVDVRLTFRDSIELLTSYDVNIPPVVTVYGPTKVSADAGVPISFDVVFGDLDGDGISSLRFTYRFEGDESSKYIDYSEGLDSGRLEVVLSGDQVPANAPLLYSARVIDGEGARAVFPKDGSSAYVSRESRPFVIVSADASLDSSWNMTVALVLGDLPSDGEPPFLVYKSTGGDFAGVAGSPVIATKDGDVYKVVLSAEDMAGFGAVQVGVQVKGLLRKTRVFYYAVDPGAVIRGKADTVILTNLAKMSSTAGLEKAISDLVVAAWKLDASGRPLAEDGSGLNMLPVVVDLQDRTILSGAQAPFQLKWDGGAYGTAEEVLAGLKALFLRSGLVLKDSMTLVIVGANEAIPYGTSDNAFSWLGTESDWYKNSLKSSKAPGLESLYAGNLYPSDVIYRNSFLRAGRLVETADDATALINRYISDGAYLVDRKNLLYLGGYDRNNEADGFLIGKWLKSYSGLSPNGWTADNGSVYDPTDGFAGTKIVSALNAIGGGIAVMTGHGHYYLIQNGKGSDELFFAGAQSGFGSGSQISSLENVVLFTNACHSGLNFVSSSSGSVSDTDFPEIFAQDGRALAVYVANTPYGIYTPAGVGYSDRLTQNAVRQLVDGTYDTVVYDGVFKGTALPYEPSINEDIMGRPQFYGIPSYRLGPAPVASTASKGASLAVSRMSSVAETVQGGRFFESTTTRGTSSMGLKLEFKMISGDYSIGADGKVQVYGVGQTDSFGRPALLFSTSVPKGSSISGDFTVTVGKTKQDTYGGSVSSRFANSDKEETKDLNTSSFDDMVLASADIDGDRLVVSLWPVQYNTSESSLRITEEASISLNVTFPKGSVSLAAVDDADMDGLPGWWERAYGLDDNDPSGINGPDGDPDVDGLSNMEEFLRGTDPNSKYSGSSDTTDVSWGADRPTIALTSESVSEPTSSDVVIALTDLPDKAVTVQLDYWPKGFEAQLRTTDPVPVKGATTSSSKGASGLSANVRLSGLKAGTEYVFKAIAFDALGVPSTPSGEVSFKTAAADAPAPVDPENPKPSSGGGCDIGATPSMALLLLAGLALIKR; from the coding sequence ATGGTGAGTGTTTGTAAAAGGCGGGGCTTGGTCCTGTCGCTCTGTGTGCTGGTCCTGTGGGCTGGCTGTGCTTTTGCGTCGGTGAGGGTGAGGTCCGGTCCCGGGGAGATCGGCCTTTCCTGGCCCGGCAGCAACGAGCCGGTTGAGTCTCAGGTTACGGTGTCCGGCCCTGTTGAGAGGGCCGTGACGGTCAAAGGGAGCGGTGTCCTTATAGGAGACCTTCCCTCAGGGGTATACGAAGTCAGGCTGTTGCGGGGAAAGGGAATAGAGCTTTTCGTCGTGGACGTGCCGATGGAGGCTAAGACGTCCACCAGGAGGTCCGATTCCGGGCCGTCCGCTTTGGTCGAGATGGGTCTGGATACGTCCCTCTATCCCAACATAGCCCTCCAGTTTCGGCCGGTCGACTCCAACGGAGGGCCTATAGGGGAGGTCTTTTCCCCTCAGGACTTTAAGCTCTACGAAGAGGGCCGGATTATCCCCGACTTTTCCATGTCGGTGCCTTCGTCGAAGGACGTCACCAGGGTCGCCGATCTGGTGGTGGTTTTCGACGATACCGGCAGTATGGGGCCTTTTATAGACCATCTGAAGGAGAGGATAGTCGAGTTTATAGGGAGTATCTCTGGGTCCGGCATAGACCTGAGATACAGGCTCATTACCTACAAAGACGACGCCAACGACGGCTGGTTCTGGACGACCTCCCCCGATCTGTTCAAGGAACAGGTCAGTTCTCTGAGGGCCACCGGTGGAGCTGATTGGTACGAAGACGGTTTCGAGGCCATGAAGATCGCCACCGAGTACGATTTCCGTCCTGGGGCACAGAGGGTGTTTATGCTCTTTACCGACGCCCCGTGCTGGGAGGGCCGTGACGAATTCGACAAGCCCACACCCACCTGGGATGAGATGGTCAAGGCCCTCAAAGACGCCGGAGTTGTGCTCTACGCCATCGCCCGTGACGATAAAGGGAGCCCGGATATCGGTCATTCCTACTCTCACGGTGGATGGTCTGGCACTACATTTAATCAGTATAACGGTTCGGGCAGCCTGACCGATCTCACCGGAGGTAAATGGTTCGATATATACGGCGATTTCTCCCCTATTATCGACGAGATAGGGTCGGCGGTGGGAGGGAGCTACCTCCTGTCCTACAGGACCCCTAACCTCCCTGAGACCCTTTCGGGGGACGATGTGGTCGACGTCAGGTTGACCTTCAGGGATTCTATCGAGCTTCTGACCAGCTACGACGTGAATATCCCTCCTGTGGTGACCGTCTACGGCCCCACTAAGGTAAGTGCCGATGCGGGAGTGCCTATATCCTTCGACGTGGTTTTCGGAGACCTGGACGGAGACGGTATTTCTTCCCTTCGCTTCACATATCGTTTCGAGGGAGACGAGTCGAGCAAGTATATTGACTACTCCGAGGGATTGGATAGCGGTCGGCTTGAGGTCGTCCTGTCTGGGGATCAGGTTCCGGCGAACGCCCCTCTTCTTTACTCCGCTAGGGTTATAGACGGAGAAGGCGCTAGAGCGGTGTTTCCTAAAGACGGAAGTTCCGCCTACGTCTCCAGGGAGAGCCGTCCTTTCGTCATAGTCTCCGCCGATGCCTCTTTGGATAGTTCGTGGAACATGACGGTTGCCTTGGTTTTAGGTGATCTTCCCTCCGACGGTGAGCCTCCTTTCCTGGTGTACAAGAGCACCGGAGGGGATTTTGCCGGAGTGGCTGGCTCCCCTGTGATTGCCACCAAGGACGGAGATGTCTATAAGGTGGTTCTTTCCGCCGAGGATATGGCGGGCTTTGGCGCTGTTCAGGTTGGAGTTCAGGTGAAGGGACTCCTCAGAAAGACCAGGGTTTTCTACTACGCCGTTGATCCTGGGGCTGTTATACGTGGGAAGGCCGATACGGTTATACTGACGAATCTGGCCAAAATGAGCTCCACCGCTGGCCTCGAAAAGGCTATCTCCGACCTGGTGGTGGCCGCTTGGAAGCTCGATGCCTCCGGAAGGCCTCTCGCTGAGGACGGCAGCGGACTGAATATGCTTCCGGTGGTGGTGGACCTCCAGGATAGGACCATTCTGTCCGGTGCTCAGGCTCCCTTCCAGCTTAAGTGGGATGGCGGAGCTTACGGTACCGCCGAGGAGGTCCTGGCCGGTCTCAAGGCCCTTTTCCTCCGGTCCGGTTTGGTCCTTAAAGACTCTATGACTCTGGTGATAGTAGGTGCCAACGAGGCTATCCCCTACGGCACGTCGGACAACGCGTTTTCCTGGCTTGGGACGGAGAGCGACTGGTATAAGAATTCTCTCAAGTCCTCCAAGGCCCCTGGCCTTGAGTCCCTCTACGCCGGAAACCTGTATCCTTCCGACGTTATCTACCGAAACTCCTTCCTCCGCGCAGGAAGGCTGGTGGAGACCGCCGACGACGCCACAGCCCTCATAAATCGCTATATCAGCGATGGGGCCTATCTGGTGGACAGAAAGAACCTTCTGTACCTCGGTGGTTACGACAGAAACAACGAGGCCGATGGATTCTTGATCGGTAAGTGGCTAAAGTCCTACAGTGGTCTATCTCCAAACGGCTGGACCGCCGATAACGGTTCGGTTTACGATCCTACCGATGGTTTTGCGGGAACCAAGATAGTCTCCGCTTTAAATGCCATAGGTGGTGGTATCGCCGTAATGACGGGACACGGACATTACTACCTTATCCAGAACGGCAAGGGAAGCGACGAGCTTTTCTTCGCCGGGGCTCAGAGCGGTTTCGGAAGTGGCTCTCAGATTTCCTCTCTGGAGAACGTAGTGCTGTTCACCAACGCCTGTCATTCGGGGCTGAACTTCGTGTCTTCCTCATCTGGCTCGGTCTCTGATACCGACTTCCCGGAGATATTTGCCCAAGACGGCAGAGCTCTGGCGGTCTACGTTGCCAACACTCCCTACGGGATCTACACCCCAGCGGGGGTAGGCTACAGCGACAGACTGACTCAGAACGCAGTGAGGCAGCTTGTGGACGGAACTTACGACACTGTGGTTTACGATGGTGTCTTTAAGGGGACAGCCCTTCCTTACGAGCCGTCCATCAACGAGGATATAATGGGAAGGCCCCAGTTCTACGGTATCCCATCCTATCGTCTCGGACCGGCTCCCGTCGCCTCCACCGCCTCTAAAGGGGCTTCTTTAGCGGTTTCCAGGATGTCTTCGGTTGCTGAGACGGTCCAAGGTGGCCGTTTCTTCGAGTCGACGACCACCAGAGGAACTTCCTCTATGGGGCTTAAGCTGGAGTTTAAAATGATATCCGGCGACTACTCTATAGGTGCAGACGGAAAGGTTCAGGTCTACGGAGTAGGCCAGACCGATAGCTTTGGCCGTCCTGCCCTGCTTTTCTCCACCTCCGTGCCTAAAGGCAGCTCTATCAGTGGGGACTTTACCGTCACCGTCGGTAAGACCAAGCAGGATACTTACGGAGGATCGGTGAGCAGCAGGTTTGCCAACAGCGATAAGGAGGAGACTAAGGACCTGAACACCTCGTCTTTCGACGATATGGTTTTGGCCAGTGCGGATATCGACGGCGATCGTCTGGTGGTGTCCCTGTGGCCCGTTCAGTACAACACCTCTGAGTCGAGTTTAAGGATAACCGAGGAGGCGTCGATCTCCCTTAACGTGACCTTCCCGAAGGGCTCGGTTTCCCTGGCAGCGGTGGACGACGCCGATATGGACGGCCTCCCCGGATGGTGGGAGAGGGCCTACGGCCTGGACGACAACGATCCCTCAGGGATAAACGGTCCTGACGGCGATCCCGATGTAGACGGCCTGTCGAATATGGAGGAGTTCCTGAGAGGTACCGACCCGAACTCCAAGTACAGCGGTTCGTCCGACACCACCGATGTCTCCTGGGGAGCCGATAGGCCGACTATAGCCTTGACCTCCGAGTCGGTTTCGGAGCCCACAAGCTCCGACGTGGTTATAGCTCTGACCGATCTGCCCGATAAGGCCGTGACGGTTCAGCTCGACTATTGGCCGAAGGGCTTTGAGGCTCAGCTTCGGACGACCGATCCTGTTCCCGTAAAGGGAGCGACGACCTCGTCCTCTAAGGGAGCCTCCGGTCTTTCCGCTAACGTCCGCCTGAGCGGTCTGAAGGCCGGGACGGAGTATGTGTTCAAGGCGATAGCTTTCGATGCACTGGGAGTGCCTTCCACTCCCTCCGGAGAGGTCAGCTTCAAGACCGCCGCAGCCGACGCTCCGGCCCCGGTGGATCCCGAGAATCCTAAGCCAAGTTCCGGCGGTGGATGTGACATAGGGGCGACGCCTTCTATGGCCTTGCTGCTTCTGGCTGGATTGGCGTTGATAAAGAGGTAG
- a CDS encoding choice-of-anchor D domain-containing protein, with protein MNMSRRLMALAIGLAIGLFSSGAWASHVPVWGIFNSVSGAHGPVLIKGTPVDLGLTYVDPGTPARALQADFSTEGLTVDSILPGKDLPVGYTVEWSHIGSEKLRIGLLASGDKSAAPLPTGELVVGKLSPLPEVTSARFVPLYSEVVDSVGRVLVSGDFFLVDGGKRPISGDFQVVDSLVYVEGGGVSFDSEVQVGKSADKAITLINRLQEPVSVDLSVAEPFSFPVGSIGIPGGGSAEVRAVFAPSRPGRYSQAVSVQSGSATLGGFRLEAEAKAAPQAQLALSPSFVDFGTVLVGKPSSRKLALSNVGDGDFSGSVSVSGGGFALSGDVSMSVKAGESKEVEVVLTAGGSGSVDGRLEVKAAVAGTSRNSVRAGLSGYGLARRAAETVIPQNIFVTSPDVQSASVALSNIGDVDLTVKLSRHWAPYGRPFFDWTFQGVSNDESFVGALSADKSDSVRIDLNDYISSIRNHVARNSLLVVLGNEAEKYQRSYTVMIRGLEDAAVPAFLPMGRSLAYGNVLEGTSSTKAILLSNEGKKAMSYEVSLSGSGFAMAVPGDSTGTIAGGDSKALQVAFTPVSADSVTGKATVVVTEAGSANRWTRVYDLSATGTTLSKVVCGYPSSVVIPPVPMGTEVPPSATFSIVNRGSADGLVVSGDVSPDLFVLDGALSGVSLNAGEERTFSVRLKDVDKAGVFEGAITLTTNDDERPSVSIPLTAELLEVNSDGVPSDKVDPSAHASISADKVAGVKEGGNALGIGVNSDLVSRDIKLAAPLNFDDAVKRMTVSADWGDKALALPSGLWNVTVDCAAGEVVVIDAKVNDMPADASWWKLTWNPDDYSSSFEAMTEISLDVDLASSDEAIFAKNQALFPDPGHPGGGYFVRTGANSVKLYIVEGGIYDADRQRNGRLVDPGGVGKLEPKSTPDPERNPVAELSVVGGTLSSGAGSISESDIKAFFVNAGDKLEVLGSKKVTVTALSVDVTSVSLDVTFKDMADGTDTFTVFAKKRSTGKVEVLKSDRSSKSIKTVSGVETASVERKMTVTMTDNSAYDQDEATGTVVYELGFTGSKGVSPVDPDGPGGSSSSGCSVGFSGWGLLLLLPLLFLKKGRFSAMVLVGALALTGSAWAAEVSLKAPSVWEPGVDYDLPISVSVGEGEQLTSFTADLDFRSDRVKAFASGVQLSSAMYGKGWNVRVSQFDLPGNVRRIRILMYGDSPLESGEIATVKASALSSSSLASRSIGFVADSPKAGDDDGNVVKVDSGTSQGEVSQSSGSGGGCSLGLLAPASLLLLAPMVVLFSRR; from the coding sequence ATGAATATGTCCCGAAGGCTTATGGCTCTGGCGATAGGGCTGGCGATAGGGCTGTTTTCCTCCGGTGCCTGGGCCTCCCATGTGCCGGTCTGGGGGATTTTTAACTCCGTTTCCGGGGCCCACGGCCCTGTTTTGATCAAAGGCACCCCTGTGGATCTGGGGCTGACCTACGTCGATCCTGGGACACCTGCCCGGGCCCTTCAGGCGGATTTCAGCACCGAGGGCCTTACGGTCGATTCTATCCTTCCTGGTAAGGATCTTCCTGTAGGCTATACGGTGGAGTGGAGCCATATAGGCTCGGAGAAGCTCAGGATCGGCCTTCTGGCCTCCGGGGATAAGTCCGCTGCCCCTCTCCCTACCGGAGAGCTGGTCGTCGGAAAGCTTTCCCCCCTTCCTGAGGTGACCTCCGCTAGGTTTGTCCCTCTCTACTCCGAGGTGGTGGATTCGGTTGGCAGAGTTTTGGTCAGCGGGGATTTCTTCCTCGTAGACGGAGGCAAGCGGCCTATATCCGGGGATTTTCAGGTCGTGGACTCTCTGGTCTACGTAGAGGGAGGGGGCGTTTCCTTCGACTCTGAGGTCCAGGTGGGCAAGAGCGCCGATAAGGCCATCACCTTGATCAACCGGCTTCAGGAACCTGTGTCCGTCGACCTGTCGGTGGCCGAGCCCTTCTCCTTCCCTGTCGGATCTATAGGGATCCCCGGCGGCGGCTCCGCTGAGGTCAGGGCGGTCTTTGCCCCTTCCCGACCTGGTCGATATTCTCAGGCGGTGTCGGTCCAAAGTGGCTCCGCTACCTTAGGGGGATTCCGACTTGAGGCCGAGGCCAAAGCGGCCCCTCAGGCACAGCTGGCTCTGTCGCCCTCTTTTGTCGATTTCGGCACGGTTTTGGTGGGCAAGCCTTCATCCAGAAAGCTCGCTCTAAGCAACGTCGGTGACGGCGACTTCAGCGGTTCCGTTTCCGTATCAGGTGGCGGTTTTGCCCTATCCGGCGATGTCTCTATGTCGGTGAAGGCCGGAGAGTCCAAAGAGGTCGAGGTTGTCCTTACCGCCGGTGGCTCTGGATCGGTGGACGGTCGTCTGGAGGTTAAAGCCGCCGTCGCCGGAACGTCCCGTAACTCGGTGAGAGCAGGGCTTTCGGGCTACGGCCTGGCCAGAAGAGCGGCGGAGACCGTTATACCTCAGAATATCTTCGTCACAAGCCCGGACGTTCAGTCCGCCTCGGTTGCCCTTTCCAACATCGGCGACGTGGATTTGACCGTTAAGCTCAGTCGCCATTGGGCTCCCTACGGCAGGCCCTTTTTCGACTGGACCTTCCAGGGCGTCAGCAACGACGAGAGCTTCGTCGGTGCCTTGAGCGCCGATAAGAGCGATTCGGTGAGGATAGACCTTAACGATTATATCTCCAGTATCCGCAACCACGTGGCCCGTAACTCCCTTCTGGTGGTTTTGGGCAACGAGGCGGAAAAATATCAAAGAAGCTACACCGTTATGATAAGAGGTCTGGAGGACGCAGCGGTTCCCGCTTTCCTGCCTATGGGTAGATCTTTAGCCTACGGCAACGTCCTCGAGGGAACCAGCTCTACTAAGGCTATTTTGCTCTCCAACGAGGGCAAAAAGGCTATGAGCTATGAAGTGTCCCTTTCGGGCTCCGGCTTTGCCATGGCCGTGCCTGGGGACAGCACAGGTACCATAGCCGGTGGAGACTCCAAAGCCCTTCAGGTTGCCTTCACGCCGGTTTCAGCCGATTCTGTGACGGGAAAGGCCACTGTGGTGGTGACCGAGGCCGGTTCGGCAAACCGCTGGACCAGGGTCTACGATCTTTCGGCAACAGGAACCACTCTGTCTAAGGTGGTCTGTGGCTATCCCTCTTCGGTGGTCATACCTCCTGTGCCTATGGGAACCGAGGTTCCTCCCTCTGCGACCTTCTCCATCGTTAACAGAGGAAGTGCAGATGGCCTGGTGGTGTCCGGTGACGTGTCTCCCGATCTCTTCGTCCTCGACGGCGCCCTTTCGGGGGTGTCCCTTAACGCCGGTGAGGAGCGTACTTTCTCCGTGAGGCTTAAAGACGTCGACAAGGCGGGGGTTTTTGAGGGAGCTATAACCCTCACCACCAACGACGATGAGAGGCCATCGGTTTCCATTCCTCTTACCGCCGAACTGTTGGAGGTAAACTCCGACGGTGTGCCTTCCGATAAGGTCGATCCTTCCGCCCACGCCAGTATATCCGCCGATAAGGTGGCAGGGGTTAAAGAGGGCGGCAACGCCTTAGGCATAGGGGTAAACAGCGATCTGGTCTCCAGGGATATAAAACTGGCCGCTCCCCTTAACTTCGACGATGCGGTTAAGAGGATGACCGTCAGTGCCGACTGGGGCGACAAGGCTCTGGCCCTTCCCTCGGGGCTTTGGAACGTGACGGTGGACTGTGCCGCCGGTGAGGTAGTGGTTATAGATGCTAAGGTGAACGATATGCCTGCCGACGCTTCCTGGTGGAAACTGACCTGGAATCCCGACGATTACAGCTCTTCCTTCGAGGCCATGACGGAGATATCCCTGGACGTGGATCTCGCTTCCAGCGATGAGGCCATTTTCGCCAAAAACCAGGCCCTCTTCCCCGATCCTGGCCATCCCGGCGGGGGCTATTTCGTCCGTACCGGTGCGAACTCCGTTAAGCTCTATATCGTCGAGGGCGGCATCTACGACGCCGATAGGCAGAGAAACGGCCGTCTCGTAGATCCCGGCGGAGTTGGCAAACTTGAGCCTAAATCGACTCCCGATCCTGAGAGGAACCCTGTGGCGGAGCTTTCCGTCGTCGGTGGAACTTTGTCCTCCGGTGCTGGCTCTATCTCCGAGAGCGATATAAAGGCGTTTTTCGTGAACGCTGGCGATAAGCTTGAGGTGTTAGGGTCCAAGAAGGTCACCGTTACCGCTCTCAGTGTGGACGTTACGTCTGTGTCTCTGGACGTGACCTTTAAGGATATGGCCGACGGCACCGACACCTTTACGGTCTTCGCCAAAAAACGCTCTACCGGAAAGGTCGAGGTTCTGAAATCGGACCGATCCAGCAAGTCTATCAAGACCGTCTCGGGGGTCGAAACGGCCTCGGTTGAGAGGAAGATGACCGTCACTATGACCGATAACTCTGCGTACGATCAGGATGAAGCCACTGGCACCGTGGTCTACGAGCTGGGCTTCACTGGGTCTAAAGGGGTTTCACCGGTAGATCCTGACGGCCCTGGAGGAAGCAGCTCCAGCGGTTGTTCCGTAGGGTTCTCCGGCTGGGGGCTGTTGCTCCTTCTGCCCCTTCTTTTCCTGAAAAAGGGCAGGTTCTCCGCTATGGTTTTGGTCGGAGCTTTGGCCTTGACCGGATCGGCCTGGGCTGCGGAGGTCTCTCTGAAGGCCCCTTCGGTCTGGGAGCCTGGGGTGGACTACGATCTCCCCATCTCCGTCTCGGTAGGAGAGGGAGAGCAGCTGACCTCTTTCACCGCCGATCTGGATTTTCGTTCCGACAGGGTTAAGGCCTTCGCCAGCGGGGTTCAGCTTTCCTCCGCGATGTACGGCAAGGGCTGGAACGTGAGGGTGTCTCAGTTCGATCTTCCGGGCAACGTCCGTCGTATCAGGATCCTTATGTACGGCGACAGCCCTCTGGAGTCCGGCGAGATAGCTACCGTTAAGGCCTCCGCCTTAAGTTCCTCTTCCCTGGCCTCCAGGAGCATCGGTTTCGTCGCCGACAGCCCTAAAGCCGGTGACGACGACGGAAACGTGGTTAAGGTGGACAGCGGAACTTCCCAAGGGGAGGTGTCCCAGTCCTCCGGCAGCGGCGGTGGCTGCTCTTTAGGACTTCTAGCCCCTGCCTCCCTTCTGCTTCTGGCCCCGATGGTGGTGCTTTTCTCAAGAAGGTAA
- a CDS encoding acyltransferase encodes MIHITCPDTVTLGENVVIEKGVTLGENVQIGHNVVIKSGVVVGDGSIVLDGSILGKLPAKAGLSATTGEVVELPPLILGKNVTVGANCVIYRGASVGDGVFFGDCATVREDVSIGELTIIGRGATVENKTTIGMRCKIETNAYITAMSTVEDYCFIAPSVAFSNDNYLGRTEERKKHFAGPILRKGARVGVNATLLPGIEIGQDALVAAGAVVTKDVPPRTIVAGCPARPFGEVPEEQLIENQTFYIR; translated from the coding sequence ATGATCCATATAACCTGCCCCGACACGGTCACGTTAGGGGAGAACGTCGTAATAGAAAAAGGGGTTACTCTGGGCGAGAACGTCCAGATTGGCCACAACGTCGTAATAAAGTCCGGGGTGGTCGTAGGGGACGGATCTATCGTCTTGGACGGCTCCATCCTGGGCAAGCTCCCCGCCAAGGCTGGCCTCTCCGCCACCACCGGCGAGGTAGTGGAACTTCCCCCTCTGATCCTCGGCAAAAACGTCACAGTAGGGGCCAACTGCGTTATATATCGTGGGGCTTCCGTCGGTGACGGGGTCTTCTTCGGCGACTGCGCCACCGTCCGAGAGGACGTGAGCATAGGCGAGCTGACCATAATAGGCCGAGGGGCCACGGTGGAGAACAAGACCACCATAGGCATGAGGTGTAAAATAGAGACCAACGCATACATAACCGCCATGAGCACCGTGGAGGACTACTGTTTTATAGCCCCATCGGTGGCCTTCTCAAACGACAACTACCTGGGCCGCACCGAAGAGCGCAAAAAACACTTCGCAGGGCCGATCCTCCGAAAGGGAGCCAGAGTAGGCGTCAACGCGACGTTGCTCCCAGGGATTGAGATAGGCCAAGACGCTCTGGTGGCCGCAGGAGCGGTGGTCACAAAGGACGTTCCTCCCAGGACCATCGTCGCGGGATGTCCCGCCAGGCCCTTCGGGGAAGTGCCGGAAGAGCAGCTCATAGAGAACCAGACATTCTACATAAGGTAA